A single window of Micrococcaceae bacterium Sec5.1 DNA harbors:
- a CDS encoding TrkA family potassium uptake protein translates to MASTTGAPNRPAHNAPVLVIGLGRFGSATAEQLVKQGREVLAIERDRTLVQKWAPVLTHVVEADATNIDALRQLGAQEFSSAVVGVGTSIESSVLITVNLVDLGIQHLWVKAITPSHGKILSRIGANHVIYPEADAGVRAAHLVSGRMLDFIEFDDDYAIVKMYPPKETVGFTLEESKVRSKYGVTIVGVKTPGEDFTYARPETKVSGHDMLIVSGHVDLLERFAARP, encoded by the coding sequence TTGGCTAGTACCACAGGGGCGCCCAACCGTCCCGCCCACAACGCACCAGTGCTGGTCATTGGCCTTGGCCGGTTCGGGTCGGCCACAGCCGAGCAATTGGTCAAGCAAGGCCGGGAAGTCCTGGCGATTGAACGTGACCGCACCCTTGTCCAGAAATGGGCGCCCGTGCTCACCCACGTGGTGGAGGCCGACGCCACCAACATCGATGCCCTGCGCCAGCTGGGGGCCCAGGAGTTCAGCTCCGCCGTGGTAGGCGTGGGCACGTCCATCGAGTCCTCGGTACTCATCACTGTGAACCTGGTGGACCTGGGCATCCAACACCTCTGGGTTAAAGCGATCACCCCATCCCACGGCAAGATTCTCAGCCGGATCGGCGCAAACCACGTGATCTACCCGGAAGCCGACGCAGGGGTCCGTGCCGCGCACCTGGTCTCAGGGCGCATGCTGGACTTCATCGAGTTCGACGACGACTATGCGATCGTCAAGATGTATCCGCCCAAGGAAACTGTGGGCTTCACCCTGGAAGAATCCAAGGTGCGCTCCAAATACGGCGTGACGATCGTCGGCGTGAAGACTCCCGGCGAGGACTTCACGTATGCGCGGCCGGAAACCAAGGTGTCCGGCCACGACATGTTGATCGTGTCCGGACACGTTGACCTCCTGGAGCGCTTCGCAGCGCGACCGTAG
- the proC gene encoding pyrroline-5-carboxylate reductase gives MSNRIAFLGCGSMNEAILAGLLAAGTDPSDVVATVRRAERAEELAQRYGVMAIAGEEEPDNNKLASKGSGIVILGVKPIGITDLAREISPALAKDTVVVSVAAAVSIAQLEAALPEGQPVIRTMPNTPAKLGRGVVSVSPGTHCTPEQLEKVKAALAGAGKVVEVPEEQVDALSAISGSGPAYAFYLAEAMAAAGVELGLDAELSVMLARETVAGAGFMLAEPGADPTALRVAVTSPNGTTERAIAAFDDGGIPRIIAEGARAAATRAAEITKQLG, from the coding sequence ATGAGCAACCGAATCGCATTCCTTGGCTGTGGATCCATGAACGAGGCAATTCTGGCCGGTCTCCTTGCCGCCGGAACTGACCCATCTGATGTCGTCGCCACTGTCCGACGTGCCGAGCGTGCAGAAGAGCTTGCGCAGCGGTACGGCGTTATGGCGATCGCCGGCGAGGAAGAGCCGGACAACAACAAGCTTGCAAGCAAAGGTTCCGGCATAGTCATCCTTGGCGTCAAACCAATTGGCATTACAGACCTTGCCCGGGAAATCAGCCCGGCACTCGCGAAGGACACCGTTGTTGTAAGCGTGGCAGCTGCGGTCTCCATCGCACAGCTTGAGGCCGCCCTTCCAGAGGGGCAGCCGGTGATCCGCACCATGCCGAACACACCCGCAAAGCTGGGGCGCGGCGTCGTATCCGTCTCGCCCGGAACGCACTGCACGCCCGAACAGCTGGAGAAGGTGAAGGCAGCGCTGGCAGGTGCCGGCAAGGTTGTGGAGGTGCCCGAGGAACAAGTGGACGCTTTGTCCGCCATCAGTGGATCCGGCCCCGCCTACGCGTTCTATTTGGCTGAGGCCATGGCCGCTGCGGGTGTTGAGCTGGGGTTGGACGCCGAACTGTCGGTCATGCTGGCCCGCGAAACGGTGGCGGGCGCCGGTTTCATGCTGGCGGAACCGGGTGCGGACCCCACTGCACTTCGAGTTGCCGTAACCAGTCCCAACGGAACCACCGAGCGGGCTATCGCAGCATTCGACGACGGCGGGATCCCCAGGATCATTGCCGAAGGAGCCCGTGCAGCTGCTACCCGGGCTGCGGAGATCACCAAGCAGTTGGGCTGA